The genomic window ATCGACGTGGGTCGGGCTGGTGACCAGGCGGCGGTAGAGCGCCACGCCTTCGGGCGACAGCTTCGACCCGGTGGAGGCCAGCAGGTTCCCCACCCGGTCGCCGCCCATCGACAGCCGGGCGAAAAGTTGCGGCACGAGCGGCGTCAGGGTCAGCACCCGGGCGATCATCGGGAACAGCCAGCCCGCCACGCCTTCGAACGGCCCCAGCGCCGCGTTCAGGCCGACCAGGGCGCGCGGCGGTTCGGGCAGCAGTTCGGTGAGCCGCAGCGCCACGGCGGCGCCGGCCGAATGGCCGATCAGCGCCGCCGGATGCCAGCCCTGCGCGGCGCACAGATGCACGATGTCTTCGGCCATCGGATCGAGGCCAAGCCTGCCGCGTGCCGAGGTGCGGGTAAAGCCCTGGCCGGGCAGGTCGATCACCAGCACGCGGTAGTGCGCCGCCAGCAGCGGCATCAACCCGCGCCAACTGTGGCTGGCCCCGCCCGCGCCGTGGATCAGCAGCAGGTCCGGGCCCTGACCCATCTCCTGCACATGCCAGCGGTGCGGCGCCACGGCGGCAATGCGCGAGGTGCTGCGGTGCGGCCAGTCGGGCGGGACGACGCTGATCATTCTAGACCCCCAGCGCGCCCGCCAGCGCCGCTGACAGGCGGTGCGCGTCGGCGCGGGGCAGCGGCAGCCACGGCGCGCCCATCTGGGCCGCCAATGCGCGCAACTCGGGCTGCGGCCGGGTGGCGGTGTCGATCACCATGGCGGGAATGCCGCTGAGCAGCAGCACCCGCGCCATGCGGGCGGCATCGGCCATTGCGGCGGGGCGGCTGGCGGTGCCGTCAAGCGCGATGTTGGCGCGCCCGTCGGTCAGCAGCGCGATGGTCGGCGTCATGCCGTGCCCGCGGGCGAGGTTCGCCACCTCCATCGCGACCTGCAAGCCGGCGGCCAGCGGCGTGCCGCCGCCGCCCGGCAGGCCGGCAAGGCGGCGCTTGGTCTGCACCAGCGATCGGGTGGGGGGCAGCAGCATCTCGGCCTTGGTGCCACGAAAGGCGACCAGCGCCACATGGTCGCGCCGCGCATAGGCCTGCGCCAGCAGCAGTTCTACCG from Paracoccaceae bacterium Fryx2 includes these protein-coding regions:
- a CDS encoding alpha/beta fold hydrolase codes for the protein MISVVPPDWPHRSTSRIAAVAPHRWHVQEMGQGPDLLLIHGAGGASHSWRGLMPLLAAHYRVLVIDLPGQGFTRTSARGRLGLDPMAEDIVHLCAAQGWHPAALIGHSAGAAVALRLTELLPEPPRALVGLNAALGPFEGVAGWLFPMIARVLTLTPLVPQLFARLSMGGDRVGNLLASTGSKLSPEGVALYRRLVTSPTHVDATLAMMAQWRLDGLLSRLPQIATPSLLIATDLDHTVPAATSRRAAERMPNAEYLEIRNFGHLLHEEDPALTGSLILPFLARHLGA